One stretch of Bradyrhizobium canariense DNA includes these proteins:
- a CDS encoding DUF2794 domain-containing protein, whose translation MTSISEDAEPSENRAAARNAAAGAVPNRVTFNRLELNRILNLYGRMVTDGEWRDYAIDFLRDRAVFSVFRRASEVPIYRIEKDPRLARKQGMYSVISATGLILRRGHELDRVLLVIDRKLAVV comes from the coding sequence ATGACCTCGATTTCGGAGGATGCCGAGCCAAGCGAGAATCGCGCGGCGGCGCGCAATGCCGCTGCGGGTGCAGTACCGAATCGCGTGACGTTCAATCGTCTCGAACTCAATCGAATTCTGAATTTATATGGACGCATGGTCACCGACGGCGAGTGGCGTGACTACGCCATCGATTTCCTGCGGGATCGCGCGGTGTTCTCGGTGTTTCGCCGCGCCTCCGAAGTCCCGATCTACCGCATCGAAAAAGATCCGCGGCTCGCGCGCAAGCAGGGCATGTACAGCGTGATCTCGGCGACCGGCCTGATCCTGCGCCGCGGCCATGAACTCGATCGCGTGCTGCTGGTGATCGACCGCAAGCTGGCGGTGGTTTAG
- a CDS encoding DUF1223 domain-containing protein — protein sequence MTTITAYNSISRWSGALGIFAVVAIVRPAHADPRAVVELFTSQGCSSCPPADRVIGELAKDPSIIALSMPIDYWDYLGWKDTLADSRFSARQKAYSHMRGDRDVYTPQAVINGSVHVIGSDRAGIEGAISDTEKAEGVMSVPVSMAVTGKQINVSVAASKDPAVTHGEVWICSVSKAVPISIGRGENRGREITYHNVVRNILKVGDWNGSPGSWSVPLENISREGVDAAAVYVQDGNRDRPGPMLGAAYTSLH from the coding sequence ATGACAACGATAACGGCTTACAACTCCATTTCGCGATGGTCAGGTGCGCTTGGCATCTTCGCGGTTGTTGCGATCGTTCGCCCGGCTCACGCCGATCCGCGCGCGGTGGTGGAGTTGTTCACGTCGCAGGGTTGTTCGTCGTGTCCGCCCGCTGACAGGGTTATCGGCGAGCTTGCCAAGGATCCTTCGATTATCGCGCTGAGCATGCCGATCGACTATTGGGATTATCTGGGCTGGAAAGATACGCTGGCGGACTCGCGCTTCAGTGCGCGGCAGAAAGCCTATTCCCATATGCGCGGCGATCGCGACGTCTATACGCCGCAAGCCGTGATCAACGGATCAGTGCATGTGATCGGGAGCGATCGTGCCGGCATTGAAGGTGCTATCAGCGATACCGAAAAGGCCGAAGGTGTGATGTCGGTGCCGGTTTCGATGGCGGTGACCGGAAAGCAAATCAATGTTTCTGTCGCCGCCAGCAAAGATCCTGCGGTAACGCATGGCGAAGTATGGATATGTTCTGTCTCGAAGGCAGTGCCGATTTCAATCGGACGTGGTGAGAACAGAGGCCGTGAAATTACCTACCACAATGTGGTGCGTAATATTCTGAAGGTCGGCGACTGGAACGGCAGTCCCGGGAGCTGGAGTGTGCCGCTGGAAAATATTTCCCGTGAGGGAGTCGATGCCGCGGCGGTTTATGTCCAGGACGGCAATCGCGACAGGCCCGGCCCAATGCTAGGGGCGGCCTACACGTCGCTCCACTAA
- the acnA gene encoding aconitate hydratase AcnA: MTSLDSFKCQKTLKVGSKTYVYYSLPAAEKNGLKGISRLPYSMKVLLENLLRNEDGRTVKKEDIVAVSKWLKKRKLEHEVAFRPSRVLMQDFTGVPAVVDLAAMRNAMQSLGGDAEKINPLVPVDLVIDHSVIVNFFGDNKAFGKNVVEEYKQNQERYEFLKWGQKAFSNFSVVPPGTGICHQVNLEYLAQTVWTKKEKMKVGKKTGTFEVAYPDSLVGTDSHTTMVNGLAVLGWGVGGIEAEAAMLGQPLSMLLPEVVGFKLKGQLKEGVTATDLVLTVTQMLRKQGVVGKFVEFFGPGLDYLSVADKATIGNMAPEYGATCGFFPVDAATIDYLKTSGRAAPRVALVTAYAKAQGLFRTAKSADPVFTETLTLDLADVVPSMAGPKRPEGRVALPAVAEGFSAAMATEYKKAADASHRYAVENRDFDLGHGDVVIAAITSCTNTSNPSVLIGAGLLARNAAAKGLKAKPWVKTSLAPGSQVVAEYLANSGLQSDLDKVGFNLVGFGCTTCIGNSGPLPEDISKSINDNGIVAAAVLSGNRNFEGRVSPDVQANYLASPPLVVAYALAGTVTKDLAVEPIANGKDGKPVYLKDIWPTTKEINALMKKFVTATIFKKRYADVFKGDANWRKIKTVESETYRWNMSSTYVQNPPYFEGMKKQPEPIVDVVDARILAMFGDKITTDHISPAGSIKLTSPAGKFLSEHQVRPADFNQYGTRRGNHEIMMRGTFANIRIKNFMLKGADGNIPEGGLTKHWPDGEQMSIYDAAMKYQAENVPLVVFAGAEYGNGSSRDWAAKGTRLLGIRAVICQSFERIHRSNLVGMGVLPLTFEDGASWSSIGLKGDETVTIRGLQGDLKPRQKLTAEIVSGDGSLQRVSLLCRIDTLDELEYYRNGGILQYVLRKLAA; encoded by the coding sequence ATGACCTCGCTCGACAGCTTCAAATGCCAAAAAACCCTCAAGGTCGGGAGCAAGACCTACGTTTATTACAGCCTGCCCGCCGCCGAGAAGAACGGTCTGAAGGGAATTTCCAGACTTCCCTATTCCATGAAGGTTTTGCTCGAAAACCTGCTGCGCAACGAAGATGGTCGCACGGTCAAGAAGGAAGACATTGTCGCCGTTTCCAAGTGGCTGAAGAAGCGCAAGCTCGAGCATGAAGTCGCGTTCCGCCCGTCGCGGGTGTTGATGCAGGATTTCACCGGCGTGCCGGCCGTGGTCGATCTCGCCGCGATGCGCAACGCGATGCAGAGCCTCGGCGGCGACGCCGAGAAGATCAATCCGCTGGTGCCGGTCGATCTCGTGATCGATCACTCGGTGATCGTGAACTTCTTCGGTGACAACAAGGCCTTCGGCAAGAACGTTGTCGAGGAATACAAGCAGAATCAGGAACGCTACGAGTTCCTGAAATGGGGCCAGAAGGCGTTTTCGAATTTCTCCGTGGTGCCGCCCGGCACCGGCATCTGCCATCAGGTCAATCTCGAATACCTCGCGCAGACGGTATGGACCAAGAAAGAGAAGATGAAGGTCGGCAAGAAGACCGGCACCTTCGAAGTCGCCTATCCGGATTCGCTCGTCGGCACCGACTCGCACACCACGATGGTCAACGGTTTGGCCGTGCTCGGCTGGGGCGTTGGCGGCATCGAGGCGGAAGCTGCGATGCTCGGCCAGCCGCTGTCGATGCTGCTGCCGGAAGTGGTCGGTTTCAAGCTCAAGGGTCAGCTCAAGGAAGGCGTTACCGCCACCGATCTGGTGCTGACGGTGACGCAGATGCTGCGCAAGCAGGGCGTGGTCGGAAAATTCGTGGAATTCTTCGGCCCCGGTCTCGATTACCTCTCGGTCGCGGACAAGGCGACCATCGGCAACATGGCGCCGGAATATGGCGCTACCTGCGGCTTCTTCCCGGTCGATGCCGCGACCATCGATTACCTCAAGACTTCCGGCCGCGCCGCGCCGCGCGTGGCGCTGGTCACCGCCTACGCCAAGGCGCAGGGCCTGTTCCGTACCGCCAAGTCAGCTGACCCCGTCTTCACGGAAACGCTGACGCTCGATCTCGCGGATGTGGTGCCGTCGATGGCCGGACCGAAGCGTCCCGAAGGCCGCGTCGCGCTGCCCGCGGTTGCGGAAGGCTTTTCCGCCGCGATGGCCACCGAATACAAGAAGGCCGCCGACGCCTCGCATCGCTACGCGGTCGAGAATCGCGATTTCGATCTCGGCCATGGCGACGTGGTGATCGCGGCTATCACCTCCTGCACCAACACCTCCAATCCGAGCGTGCTGATCGGCGCGGGACTTTTGGCGCGCAACGCTGCCGCCAAAGGCCTGAAGGCGAAGCCGTGGGTCAAGACATCGCTGGCGCCGGGCAGCCAGGTGGTGGCGGAATATCTCGCCAATTCCGGGCTGCAGTCCGACCTCGACAAGGTCGGCTTCAATCTGGTCGGCTTCGGCTGCACCACCTGCATCGGCAATTCAGGTCCGCTGCCGGAAGACATCTCGAAGTCGATCAACGACAACGGCATCGTTGCCGCCGCCGTGCTGTCGGGCAACCGCAACTTCGAAGGCCGCGTCAGCCCCGACGTGCAGGCCAATTATCTGGCTTCGCCGCCGCTGGTCGTGGCGTACGCGCTGGCGGGAACGGTGACCAAGGATCTCGCGGTCGAGCCGATCGCCAACGGCAAGGACGGCAAGCCGGTGTACCTCAAGGACATCTGGCCGACGACGAAAGAGATCAACGCCTTGATGAAGAAGTTCGTGACCGCAACGATCTTCAAGAAGCGTTACGCCGATGTGTTCAAGGGCGACGCCAACTGGCGCAAGATCAAGACGGTCGAGAGCGAGACCTATCGCTGGAACATGAGCTCGACCTATGTGCAGAACCCGCCTTACTTCGAGGGCATGAAGAAGCAGCCGGAACCGATCGTCGATGTTGTCGATGCGCGGATCCTGGCGATGTTCGGCGACAAGATCACCACCGACCACATCTCGCCGGCCGGCTCGATCAAGCTGACCTCCCCGGCAGGAAAATTCCTCAGCGAGCATCAGGTGCGCCCCGCCGACTTCAATCAATACGGCACGCGGCGCGGCAATCACGAAATCATGATGCGCGGCACCTTCGCCAACATCCGCATCAAGAATTTCATGCTGAAGGGCGCCGACGGCAACATTCCCGAGGGCGGCTTGACCAAGCACTGGCCCGACGGCGAGCAGATGTCGATCTACGATGCCGCGATGAAGTATCAGGCCGAGAATGTGCCGCTGGTGGTCTTTGCCGGCGCCGAATACGGCAATGGCTCGTCGCGCGACTGGGCTGCGAAAGGAACGCGGCTGCTCGGCATTCGCGCCGTGATTTGCCAGAGCTTCGAGCGCATCCATCGCTCCAATCTGGTCGGCATGGGCGTACTGCCGCTCACCTTCGAGGATGGCGCCTCGTGGTCGTCGATCGGCTTGAAGGGCGATGAGACCGTAACGATACGGGGATTGCAGGGCGACCTGAAACCACGCCAGAAGCTGACGGCGGAGATCGTGTCCGGTGACGGTTCGCTGCAGCGCGTCTCGCTGCTGTGCAGGATCGATACCCTTGACGAACTCGAATATTATCGAAACGGCGGCATTCTGCAGTACGTGCTGCGCAAGCTGGCGGCGTAA
- the ccmA gene encoding heme ABC exporter ATP-binding protein CcmA: protein MRLLGRGVRCVRGGREVLSGLDFEASSGEVLAVTGPNGSGKTSLLRIIAGLLALAGGSVELEGGGDELTLPDQAHYLGHRDAMKPALSVHENLSFWRDFLGGEAVDAKKNLVNDSLVSESLINDSLAAVGLDHAAHLPAAYLSAGQRRRLSIARLLVTRRPVWLLDEPTSALDAAGQALFVRLMSEHLARGGLIIAATHAPLGIESRELRIGETS, encoded by the coding sequence ATGCGGCTCCTGGGACGCGGCGTCAGGTGTGTGCGAGGCGGCCGGGAAGTGCTTTCCGGCCTCGATTTTGAGGCCTCCTCGGGCGAGGTGCTGGCCGTCACCGGCCCCAACGGATCCGGCAAAACCTCGCTACTGCGAATCATTGCCGGCCTGCTTGCCCTGGCCGGCGGGTCTGTCGAGCTGGAGGGCGGCGGGGACGAACTGACCTTGCCCGATCAGGCCCATTATCTCGGCCATCGCGACGCAATGAAACCTGCCTTGAGCGTGCATGAGAACCTGTCGTTCTGGCGGGATTTTCTCGGTGGCGAGGCGGTTGATGCGAAGAAGAACCTCGTTAACGACAGCCTTGTTAGCGAAAGCCTTATTAACGACAGCCTTGCCGCGGTCGGGCTCGATCATGCCGCACACCTGCCGGCGGCCTATTTGTCGGCCGGACAGCGGCGACGGCTCTCGATCGCACGGCTGCTGGTGACACGGCGGCCGGTCTGGCTGCTGGACGAACCGACCTCGGCGCTCGATGCCGCCGGACAGGCGTTGTTCGTGCGCCTGATGAGCGAGCACCTGGCGCGCGGCGGGCTGATCATCGCAGCGACCCACGCACCGCTCGGAATCGAATCGAGGGAATTGCGGATCGGGGAGACGTCGTGA
- the ccmB gene encoding heme exporter protein CcmB yields the protein MTALAALVRRDIRIALRVGGGALIGVLFFLTVVVLMPFAIGPDLALLTRLGPAILWLGALLASLLTLDRLFMADQEDGSLDLILMSRTPLELTCATKALAHWLAAGLPLIVATPVLGLLLNLDVASTSAVALTLLVGTPALTFTGMIGAALAVTLHRGGLLLAVLVLPLSIPVLIFGVAASEAAISGPLSFGTPFSILCALSLVSFVIGPFAAAASLRQGLD from the coding sequence ATGACCGCCCTCGCCGCGCTGGTTCGACGGGACATCAGGATCGCGCTGCGGGTCGGCGGTGGCGCGCTGATCGGCGTGCTGTTCTTTCTCACTGTAGTTGTGCTGATGCCGTTCGCGATCGGACCGGACCTCGCGCTGCTGACGCGGCTTGGTCCGGCGATCCTCTGGCTCGGCGCGCTGCTCGCAAGCCTGCTCACCCTTGACCGGCTGTTCATGGCCGATCAAGAGGACGGCTCGCTCGACCTGATCCTGATGAGCCGGACGCCGCTGGAACTGACCTGCGCCACCAAGGCGCTGGCGCATTGGCTCGCCGCCGGCCTGCCGCTGATCGTGGCCACGCCGGTGCTGGGACTGCTGTTGAATCTCGATGTCGCGTCGACATCGGCGGTCGCGCTGACGCTGCTGGTCGGCACACCGGCGCTGACCTTTACCGGCATGATCGGCGCAGCACTTGCCGTCACCTTGCATCGCGGCGGTTTGTTGCTGGCGGTGCTGGTGCTGCCGCTGTCGATCCCGGTGCTGATTTTCGGCGTCGCGGCGTCGGAGGCCGCGATATCGGGTCCGCTGTCATTCGGAACCCCGTTTTCGATCCTGTGCGCGCTCTCGCTTGTCAGTTTTGTGATCGGGCCATTTGCCGCAGCGGCAAGCCTGCGGCAGGGGCTGGATTGA
- a CDS encoding heme ABC transporter permease, producing the protein MTLIDLANPTRFLSLTARILPWLAAVTAILLLVGLYQSAMAPDDYQQGATVKIMFIHVPNAWLSMFVWGVMSVAALGTLVWRHPLADVAAKAAAPIGAAFTFLALVTGSLWGRPMWGTYWEWDARLTSVLILFLMYLGLIALWRAVEDPSRAARAAAVLTLVGAINLPIIKFSVDWWNTLHQPASVFRMGGPTLDRAFLIPLLVMALAFSLLFITLHLAAMRNEILRRRVRALQMMQATQRAA; encoded by the coding sequence ATGACGCTGATCGACCTCGCCAATCCGACCAGGTTCCTGTCACTGACCGCGCGCATCCTGCCGTGGCTTGCGGCGGTGACCGCGATCCTGCTGCTGGTCGGGCTCTATCAGTCCGCGATGGCGCCCGACGATTATCAGCAGGGCGCCACCGTGAAGATCATGTTCATTCACGTTCCCAACGCGTGGCTGTCGATGTTCGTCTGGGGCGTGATGAGCGTCGCTGCGCTGGGCACTTTGGTGTGGCGGCATCCGCTGGCTGATGTCGCCGCCAAGGCTGCCGCCCCGATCGGAGCGGCCTTCACGTTTCTCGCGCTGGTGACGGGTTCGCTGTGGGGGCGGCCGATGTGGGGCACCTATTGGGAATGGGATGCGCGCCTCACCTCGGTGTTGATCCTGTTCCTGATGTATCTCGGCCTGATCGCGCTGTGGCGCGCGGTGGAAGATCCTTCCCGCGCCGCGCGTGCCGCAGCGGTGCTGACGCTCGTTGGCGCGATCAACCTGCCGATCATCAAATTCTCGGTCGATTGGTGGAACACGCTGCATCAGCCGGCATCGGTGTTCCGGATGGGTGGGCCGACGCTCGACCGCGCCTTCCTGATTCCGCTGCTGGTGATGGCGCTGGCGTTTTCGCTGCTGTTCATCACGCTGCATCTCGCCGCGATGCGCAACGAGATCCTGCGCCGCCGGGTGCGTGCCCTGCAGATGATGCAGGCCACCCAACGTGCGGCCTGA
- the ccmD gene encoding heme exporter protein CcmD yields the protein MSLGPYASFIVTSYLLVAAVVLFLIVWIALDYQRQQQRLRELEASGVSRRSGRSAMDTR from the coding sequence ATGTCGCTTGGCCCCTACGCGTCGTTTATCGTGACGTCCTATCTGCTGGTCGCAGCCGTGGTGCTATTTCTGATTGTCTGGATCGCCCTCGATTATCAACGGCAGCAACAACGTCTTCGCGAACTCGAGGCAAGCGGCGTCAGCAGGCGCTCCGGGCGCAGTGCGATGGATACAAGATGA
- a CDS encoding DsbE family thiol:disulfide interchange protein, giving the protein MSDHTTSESAISSAAPQRRPWLRVVLMALPLASFAALAALFWFGLHDGDPSRIPSALIGHPAPQTALPRLEGLVGNDGQVPGLDPAALKGKVSVVNVWASWCVPCHDEAPLLTALGQDKRLQLIGINYKDSADNARRFLGRYGNPFGIVGVDDNGRAAIEWGVYGVPETFIVGRTGTILFKLVGPVTPDNIDTVLRAEIDKALKAGS; this is encoded by the coding sequence ATGAGCGATCACACCACATCCGAATCCGCAATATCAAGCGCAGCGCCGCAACGCCGGCCCTGGCTGCGCGTCGTGCTGATGGCATTGCCGCTGGCGAGCTTTGCAGCGCTCGCGGCGCTGTTCTGGTTTGGATTGCATGACGGCGATCCCTCGCGAATCCCCTCTGCCTTGATCGGCCATCCCGCGCCGCAAACCGCGCTGCCGCGGCTAGAGGGACTCGTCGGCAATGATGGGCAGGTGCCCGGTCTCGATCCCGCTGCGCTGAAAGGCAAGGTCAGCGTCGTCAACGTCTGGGCCTCGTGGTGCGTGCCGTGCCACGACGAAGCGCCGCTCTTGACCGCGCTCGGTCAGGACAAGCGGTTGCAATTGATCGGCATCAATTACAAGGACTCCGCCGACAACGCCCGCCGCTTCCTCGGGCGCTATGGCAACCCGTTCGGCATTGTCGGCGTCGACGACAACGGCCGCGCCGCGATCGAATGGGGGGTCTATGGCGTGCCCGAGACGTTCATTGTCGGACGCACCGGCACGATTCTGTTCAAGCTGGTCGGCCCGGTCACGCCAGACAATATCGACACCGTGCTGAGGGCCGAGATCGACAAGGCGCTGAAGGCGGGAAGTTAG
- a CDS encoding septation protein A — protein sequence MDKTQPHPLFKLATELGPLLIFFLANAKFHLFVATGAFMVAVVAAMIASYVVTRHVPIMALVTGVIVIVFGTLTLVLHDETFIKVKPTIIYSLFAAVLGGGLLFGRSFIAIMFDQMFNLTPQGWRMLTLRWALFFFAMAILNEAVWRTQTTDFWVAFKAFGVIPLTMIFAITQMPLIKRYHLEPATLETSEADAGDVRKG from the coding sequence ATGGACAAAACCCAGCCGCATCCGCTGTTCAAGCTTGCGACCGAACTCGGTCCGTTGCTGATCTTCTTTCTCGCCAACGCCAAATTTCATTTGTTCGTGGCGACCGGCGCATTCATGGTCGCGGTGGTCGCCGCGATGATCGCCTCTTACGTGGTGACGCGGCACGTGCCGATCATGGCGCTGGTCACCGGCGTCATCGTCATCGTGTTCGGCACGCTGACGCTGGTGCTGCACGACGAGACCTTCATCAAGGTCAAGCCGACCATCATCTACAGCCTGTTCGCCGCGGTCCTCGGCGGCGGCCTCCTGTTCGGCCGCTCCTTTATCGCGATCATGTTCGACCAGATGTTCAACCTCACGCCGCAGGGCTGGCGCATGCTGACCTTGCGCTGGGCGTTGTTCTTTTTCGCCATGGCGATCCTGAACGAGGCGGTCTGGCGCACCCAGACCACCGATTTCTGGGTCGCGTTCAAGGCGTTCGGCGTGATCCCGCTGACCATGATTTTTGCGATTACCCAGATGCCGCTGATCAAGCGCTATCACCTGGAGCCGGCGACGCTGGAAACCAGCGAGGCGGACGCCGGCGACGTGCGGAAGGGATGA
- the ftsY gene encoding signal recognition particle-docking protein FtsY, giving the protein MNDTTPEKPKLSWWRRLSAGLKRTSSSLGSAVADLVTKRKLDRAMLDDIEDVLLRADLGTEVAVRIADAVGTGRYDKAISADEVKAVVATEVEKVLSPVAMPLVIDPAQKPFVVLVVGVNGSGKTTTIGKLAAKFAAEGRKVMLAAGDTFRAAAIEQLKVWGERTKSPVIAGAQGSDSASLAFNALTAAREGKFDVLLVDTAGRLQNKAELMKELEKVVRVIKKVDASAPHAVLLVLDATVGQNALSQVEAFHRTAGVTGLVMTKLDGTARGGILVALAEKFKLPVHFIGVGESIDDLAPFTARDFAQAIAGIES; this is encoded by the coding sequence ATGAACGATACCACTCCCGAAAAGCCAAAACTGAGCTGGTGGCGGCGGCTTTCCGCCGGGCTGAAGCGCACGTCGAGTTCGCTTGGGTCCGCGGTCGCCGATCTCGTCACCAAGCGCAAGCTCGACCGTGCGATGCTCGATGATATCGAGGACGTGCTGCTGCGCGCTGATCTCGGCACCGAAGTGGCTGTCCGCATTGCCGACGCGGTCGGTACCGGTCGTTACGACAAGGCGATCTCGGCGGACGAAGTCAAAGCCGTGGTCGCGACCGAAGTCGAGAAGGTGCTGTCGCCGGTGGCGATGCCGCTGGTGATCGATCCGGCGCAGAAGCCATTCGTGGTTCTCGTGGTCGGCGTCAACGGTTCCGGCAAGACCACCACCATCGGCAAGCTCGCGGCGAAATTCGCGGCCGAGGGCCGCAAGGTGATGCTGGCGGCAGGCGACACCTTTCGTGCCGCCGCGATCGAGCAATTGAAAGTCTGGGGCGAGCGCACGAAATCGCCCGTGATCGCGGGCGCGCAAGGTTCGGATTCCGCGAGCCTTGCGTTCAATGCGCTGACCGCGGCGCGCGAAGGCAAGTTCGACGTGCTGCTGGTCGATACCGCCGGCCGCCTGCAGAACAAAGCCGAACTGATGAAAGAACTCGAAAAGGTCGTTCGCGTTATCAAGAAGGTCGATGCTTCCGCGCCGCATGCCGTGCTGCTGGTGCTCGACGCCACCGTGGGACAAAATGCGCTGTCGCAGGTCGAGGCATTTCATCGTACCGCAGGCGTGACCGGGCTGGTGATGACAAAACTCGACGGCACCGCGCGCGGCGGCATTCTGGTGGCGCTGGCCGAGAAATTCAAATTGCCGGTGCACTTCATCGGCGTCGGCGAGAGCATCGACGATCTCGCGCCGTTCACGGCGCGGGATTTCGCGCAGGCGATTGCGGGGATTGAGTCGTGA
- a CDS encoding RluA family pseudouridine synthase codes for MSESLDRLMDVPELTADEIQARVLHRDGLMLVIDKPAGLPVHRGPKGGANLETSFDALRFGLPRPPVLAHRLDKDTSGCLVLGRHRKATASLGLLFKHGKISKTYWAVVEGGPAEDEGTIDMPLGRLNAERGWWQKPDPEGQKAITTWKVLGRGDGLAWLALEPVTGRTHQLRVHSAATGWPIVGDNIYGNGPRFGEPRLHLHSREIAIPISRNKEPVRVVAPAPDHLHERLRACGWNGE; via the coding sequence ATGAGTGAAAGTCTCGATCGATTGATGGATGTTCCCGAGTTGACGGCGGACGAAATCCAGGCCCGCGTGCTCCATCGCGACGGCCTGATGCTGGTGATCGACAAGCCGGCGGGCCTGCCGGTGCATCGCGGCCCAAAAGGCGGCGCCAATCTCGAAACCTCGTTCGACGCGCTGCGGTTCGGCCTGCCGCGGCCGCCGGTTCTCGCGCACCGGCTGGACAAGGACACCTCCGGCTGCCTCGTGCTCGGACGCCATCGCAAGGCCACGGCCTCGCTTGGCCTATTATTCAAGCATGGCAAGATTTCGAAGACCTATTGGGCCGTGGTCGAGGGCGGACCGGCCGAGGATGAAGGCACCATCGACATGCCACTCGGCCGCCTCAACGCCGAGCGCGGCTGGTGGCAGAAGCCGGATCCGGAGGGGCAGAAGGCGATCACGACCTGGAAGGTATTGGGACGCGGTGACGGCCTTGCGTGGCTTGCGCTCGAACCGGTCACCGGCCGCACCCATCAATTGCGCGTGCACTCGGCTGCCACGGGCTGGCCGATCGTCGGCGATAATATCTACGGCAACGGCCCGCGCTTTGGCGAACCGCGGCTGCATCTGCATTCCCGCGAGATCGCGATCCCGATCTCCAGGAACAAGGAACCGGTGCGCGTGGTCGCGCCCGCGCCCGACCATTTGCACGAACGGCTCAGGGCGTGCGGGTGGAATGGGGAGTAG
- the mtaB gene encoding tRNA (N(6)-L-threonylcarbamoyladenosine(37)-C(2))-methylthiotransferase MtaB gives MTVEIVTFGCRLNAFESEVIAREAEDAGLTDTIVINSCAVTNEAVAQARQSIRRIKRERPDARIVVTGCAAQTQAEMFAGMAEVDRVLGNDDKMRSEAWRATRAAFDTPAKFGIDQSQKIAVADIMAVKEMAPHLLDGFKTGLPRVFVQVQNGCDHRCTFCIIPYGRGNSRSVPMGAVVGQVRALVEHGHAEIVLTGVDLTSYGADLPGAPKLGMLTRQILRHVPELKRLRISSIDSIEADRDLFDVIAEDERLMPHLHLSLQSGDDLILKRMKRRHSRVDAIEFCAQVRRLRPDIAIGADIIAGFPTETEEMFARSQDLVDQCDLTFLHVFPYSKRPGTPAARMPQVAGDIIKERAKRLRAKGEAALRRRLASEIGAMREILIESVSQGRTEHFLPVAIGGETPGTVRALRIAGHDGARLTV, from the coding sequence ATGACGGTCGAGATCGTCACCTTCGGCTGCCGCCTCAACGCCTTCGAATCCGAGGTGATCGCGCGCGAGGCGGAGGACGCCGGCCTCACCGACACCATCGTCATCAATAGTTGCGCGGTCACCAATGAGGCTGTCGCGCAGGCGCGGCAATCGATCCGCCGGATCAAGCGCGAGCGGCCTGACGCGCGGATCGTCGTCACCGGGTGCGCGGCGCAGACGCAGGCCGAAATGTTCGCAGGCATGGCCGAGGTCGATCGCGTCCTCGGCAATGACGACAAGATGCGCAGCGAGGCATGGCGCGCGACCCGCGCGGCGTTCGACACACCGGCAAAGTTCGGCATCGACCAAAGCCAAAAGATCGCGGTCGCCGATATCATGGCGGTCAAGGAGATGGCGCCGCATCTGCTGGATGGCTTCAAGACTGGTCTGCCGCGGGTGTTCGTGCAGGTGCAGAACGGCTGCGATCATCGTTGCACCTTCTGCATCATCCCCTATGGCCGCGGTAATTCGCGTTCGGTGCCGATGGGCGCCGTGGTCGGGCAAGTCCGCGCGCTGGTCGAGCACGGCCATGCCGAGATCGTGCTGACCGGCGTCGATCTCACCAGCTATGGCGCGGATCTGCCGGGCGCGCCGAAGCTCGGGATGCTGACCCGGCAAATCCTGCGTCATGTGCCGGAACTGAAGCGCCTGCGCATTTCGTCGATCGATTCCATCGAGGCCGATCGCGATCTGTTCGATGTGATCGCGGAGGATGAACGGCTGATGCCGCATCTGCATTTGTCGCTGCAATCAGGCGATGATCTGATCCTGAAGCGGATGAAGCGCCGGCATTCCCGCGTCGATGCGATTGAATTCTGCGCGCAGGTGCGGCGGCTGCGGCCGGACATCGCGATCGGCGCAGACATCATCGCAGGCTTCCCGACCGAGACCGAAGAGATGTTTGCGCGCTCGCAGGATCTGGTGGACCAATGCGATCTCACCTTCCTGCATGTATTTCCCTACTCGAAACGTCCGGGCACGCCGGCGGCGCGGATGCCGCAGGTCGCGGGCGATATCATCAAGGAGCGCGCGAAACGATTACGCGCGAAGGGCGAAGCCGCATTGCGGCGGCGGCTCGCATCCGAGATCGGCGCGATGCGCGAAATTCTCATCGAGAGCGTCTCGCAGGGCCGTACCGAGCATTTCCTGCCGGTGGCGATTGGTGGTGAGACACCGGGTACGGTGCGGGCGCTGAGGATTGCGGGGCATGACGGTGCGCGGTTGACCGTGTGA